In Fervidobacterium nodosum Rt17-B1, one genomic interval encodes:
- a CDS encoding Hsp33 family molecular chaperone HslO, translating to MGRLIYGTAYDGMIRFSLIDSKDIVSELRERHKLSYLPTVVLGRLTTAAGLVIPWLSEKETITFVISGNGPAGNVVSQSSAKGTVRGYITNKDFELEPNEIGKFDVKNAIGQGELTVVRDVGLRTPYVSKVPLISGEIAEDVAYYYTKSEQIPSAFALGVLMEKNGVLTSGGLAVQILDRHLPNEVIIKIESNLKNFSMTHYLFDNIPLEEIASYVLGVNNLIYEETNVIFKCNCNKEKAFESIMILELEDLYELLSEEKAEVTCKWCGSVYLFDKEDIEKAIELKKKE from the coding sequence ATGGGAAGATTGATATACGGTACAGCTTACGATGGGATGATAAGGTTCTCACTTATTGATTCTAAAGATATTGTAAGTGAGTTAAGGGAGAGACATAAATTAAGTTATCTTCCTACGGTTGTACTTGGAAGATTAACAACTGCCGCAGGATTGGTAATACCATGGTTGTCGGAGAAGGAGACGATAACATTTGTAATTTCAGGTAACGGACCTGCTGGAAATGTTGTAAGTCAATCGAGTGCTAAAGGTACAGTTAGAGGATACATAACAAACAAAGATTTTGAATTAGAACCAAATGAGATAGGAAAATTTGATGTGAAAAACGCAATTGGTCAAGGTGAATTGACTGTTGTTAGAGACGTTGGTTTAAGAACTCCATATGTCTCTAAAGTGCCTTTGATTTCAGGAGAAATAGCGGAGGACGTAGCGTATTACTATACAAAATCAGAACAAATTCCATCGGCATTTGCTCTTGGTGTACTTATGGAAAAAAATGGTGTTTTAACATCAGGTGGACTTGCTGTGCAAATCCTTGATAGACATCTTCCAAATGAAGTGATAATTAAAATAGAGTCAAATCTTAAAAATTTTTCCATGACTCATTATTTGTTTGATAACATTCCTTTAGAAGAAATAGCAAGTTATGTACTTGGCGTTAATAATCTTATTTATGAGGAGACAAATGTTATTTTTAAATGCAATTGTAATAAAGAAAAAGCTTTCGAATCAATTATGATACTTGAATTGGAAGACTTGTACGAACTTCTCTCCGAGGAAAAAGCTGAAGTTACGTGTAAATGGTGTGGTTCGGTTTATCTATTTGATAAGGAAGATATAGAAAAAGCTATAGAACTAAAGAAAAAAGAGTAA
- a CDS encoding nucleoside-diphosphate sugar epimerase/dehydratase, with product MKSKKIDNFLKLFSSRNFLLFLIDITLLTLAGLNALFVRFGFDFLEMSKYSSGVFVLVIITIISNLLNGTYRIVWRYATPKDLIVLLRGLFIGYAFTLIFIHFTRLVVLPRSVGMLTFLGSYFLLLSARIIYQYLLSWKRKSEKRIAIIGAGDAGVILLNEIKRTNYGTVVAFFDDDTQKIGKYVAGVKVLDSVDSINNYIDKLEIDEILIAIPSASKQVMSRIISTIDTEKVKLKTFPSITEFLDRNPTITDLREISLQDIVGREPVSVDIDSISKYLTGKTILITGAGGSIGSEISRQVCKFSPKKVVLVGRGENSIYEIYNELKEKYYELDIVPIISDVTDKNMMEKIFKTHRPDIVFHAAAHKHVFFMQNNLYEALRVNVLGTINLAKLSCNYNVEKFVFISTDKAVHPTSYMGTSKRLAELYLLSIPDTCKTDFSIVRFGNVIGSRGSVLWKFKKQIENDEPVTITDPRMKRYWMSIPEAVSLVIQAGALSTNRELYVLDMGEQIPVEEVAKALAKIMGKQNIKIKYTGAIPGEKLEEELFYEYEKPEKTQHPKIMRVEYNNLKKILPEEFENKILEIMNKYIEGHEREAENMLYEILEIN from the coding sequence TTGAAGTCTAAAAAAATTGATAATTTTCTAAAACTCTTTTCGAGTAGAAATTTTTTGCTCTTTCTAATAGATATCACGCTTTTAACATTAGCTGGCTTGAATGCATTGTTTGTAAGATTTGGATTCGACTTTTTAGAAATGTCAAAGTATTCATCCGGGGTTTTTGTCCTTGTAATAATAACAATTATATCGAACCTTTTAAATGGTACTTACCGCATTGTCTGGCGTTATGCAACACCAAAAGATTTGATTGTTCTACTAAGAGGTCTGTTTATTGGTTATGCTTTCACACTAATATTCATACATTTCACAAGATTGGTCGTTCTTCCACGTTCCGTTGGAATGCTTACCTTCCTTGGTAGCTATTTTCTCCTATTAAGTGCAAGGATAATTTATCAATATCTGTTAAGTTGGAAACGAAAAAGCGAAAAAAGAATAGCTATAATAGGTGCCGGTGATGCTGGTGTCATATTATTAAACGAAATAAAAAGAACAAACTACGGTACCGTTGTCGCCTTTTTCGATGACGATACACAAAAAATAGGAAAATACGTTGCCGGTGTAAAGGTTTTGGACTCTGTAGACTCAATAAATAATTACATCGATAAGCTTGAAATTGATGAAATACTAATAGCTATACCCTCTGCTTCAAAACAAGTCATGAGCAGAATAATCTCAACAATAGATACAGAAAAAGTTAAACTAAAAACTTTCCCTTCAATAACCGAATTTTTAGATAGAAATCCAACAATAACAGATTTACGTGAAATTTCCTTACAAGATATTGTTGGAAGGGAACCAGTAAGTGTTGACATAGACTCTATAAGCAAATACTTAACAGGAAAAACAATTCTAATAACCGGCGCCGGTGGTAGTATCGGTTCTGAAATTTCAAGGCAAGTTTGTAAGTTTTCTCCAAAAAAAGTAGTCTTAGTTGGGCGAGGAGAAAATAGCATATATGAAATTTACAACGAATTGAAAGAGAAATATTACGAACTCGATATAGTGCCAATAATATCAGACGTTACAGACAAAAACATGATGGAAAAAATTTTCAAAACTCATAGGCCGGATATTGTCTTCCACGCCGCTGCACACAAACATGTATTTTTTATGCAAAACAATCTTTACGAAGCACTTAGAGTAAATGTATTAGGCACCATAAACCTTGCAAAATTATCTTGCAACTACAATGTTGAAAAATTCGTGTTTATATCCACCGACAAAGCAGTTCATCCAACTTCATATATGGGTACAAGTAAAAGATTAGCGGAACTTTACTTACTCTCAATACCAGATACATGCAAGACAGATTTTTCGATAGTAAGATTCGGAAATGTCATAGGCAGCAGAGGCAGTGTGCTTTGGAAATTCAAAAAACAAATAGAAAACGATGAACCTGTAACAATAACTGATCCAAGAATGAAACGTTATTGGATGAGCATCCCAGAAGCCGTGTCACTCGTAATTCAAGCGGGAGCTTTATCCACAAATAGAGAACTATACGTCCTTGATATGGGAGAGCAGATTCCCGTTGAAGAAGTAGCAAAAGCCCTTGCCAAGATTATGGGAAAACAAAATATAAAAATAAAATACACGGGCGCAATTCCAGGAGAAAAGCTTGAGGAAGAACTTTTCTACGAATACGAAAAACCAGAAAAAACACAACATCCAAAAATAATGCGTGTAGAATACAATAATTTAAAAAAAATACTCCCTGAAGAATTTGAAAACAAAATCTTAGAAATTATGAACAAATACATAGAAGGCCATGAAAGAGAAGCAGAAAATATGCTTTACGAAATATTAGAAATAAACTAA
- the murA gene encoding UDP-N-acetylglucosamine 1-carboxyvinyltransferase, with protein MGSIIVERSKLSGEVEISGAKNSALPLLAAALLTEEEVTLYKVPVLSDVETMIDILRTTGKDVFFDKHKGIVKISGKISITHIQYELVRKMRASFNVLGPIAALVGEASTPLPGGCAIGARPVDFHLEGLKKIGFEISFDHGEIRAKRGKKEEESVVYLPFPSVGATEHIMSTAAILPGKTIIENAAMEPEIIDLQNLLNKMGAKVYGAGTSKIIVEGVEKLHGCEHTIIPDRIEAGTYIIGILATKGEGIVKNIIPEHLEALWFVLEKTGAIIKKGENEVEVKSPDKWYGCDINVLPYPGFPTDLQPQILVYLSLADGSSTVTENVFKTRFAHVAELVRMGANMKIIENTVFINGVEKLYGTTVMGTDLRATAALVIAGLAAEDRTEVTSVEHIFRGYENVIEKFSKLGASIKYIPGGVPEI; from the coding sequence ATGGGTTCAATAATAGTTGAAAGAAGTAAACTTTCTGGTGAAGTTGAGATATCGGGCGCAAAAAATTCTGCGTTACCTCTTTTGGCTGCCGCTTTGCTCACAGAAGAAGAGGTCACACTTTACAAAGTTCCAGTTCTATCCGATGTTGAAACAATGATTGATATTCTCAGAACTACGGGTAAAGACGTCTTTTTTGACAAACATAAAGGTATTGTAAAGATTTCAGGTAAAATCTCAATAACACATATTCAGTACGAACTTGTTAGAAAAATGCGTGCATCATTTAACGTCCTTGGCCCTATTGCCGCATTAGTTGGTGAAGCAAGCACGCCCCTTCCTGGTGGTTGTGCAATAGGGGCAAGACCTGTTGATTTTCACCTTGAAGGTCTTAAAAAAATTGGTTTTGAAATAAGCTTTGACCATGGCGAGATACGTGCTAAGAGAGGGAAAAAAGAGGAAGAAAGTGTAGTTTATTTACCATTTCCAAGTGTTGGAGCAACAGAGCATATAATGAGTACCGCAGCCATACTTCCAGGTAAGACGATTATAGAGAATGCAGCGATGGAACCTGAAATAATTGATTTACAAAATTTGCTGAACAAAATGGGAGCAAAAGTTTATGGCGCTGGTACAAGTAAGATAATAGTTGAAGGTGTAGAAAAGCTCCACGGATGTGAACATACAATAATACCAGATAGAATAGAAGCAGGAACATACATAATAGGCATACTCGCAACAAAAGGAGAAGGAATTGTAAAAAATATAATACCAGAACACTTAGAAGCTTTATGGTTTGTTTTAGAAAAAACCGGTGCAATTATTAAGAAGGGGGAAAATGAGGTAGAAGTAAAATCCCCGGATAAATGGTATGGTTGCGATATAAATGTATTACCATATCCAGGTTTCCCCACAGACCTTCAGCCACAAATATTGGTTTACCTTTCACTTGCTGATGGTTCTAGCACGGTAACGGAAAATGTCTTTAAAACAAGGTTTGCTCATGTTGCGGAGCTTGTCAGAATGGGTGCAAATATGAAAATTATCGAGAATACAGTATTTATAAATGGTGTCGAAAAGTTATATGGCACAACAGTTATGGGCACCGATTTAAGAGCAACAGCGGCTTTGGTAATTGCAGGATTAGCTGCGGAAGATAGAACTGAGGTAACAAGCGTTGAACATATTTTCAGAGGTTACGAAAACGTGATTGAAAAGTTCTCAAAATTAGGTGCAAGCATAAAATATATCCCCGGAGGTGTTCCTGAAATTTGA
- a CDS encoding diguanylate cyclase domain-containing protein: MEYEKLSKEELIQRVRELEDEISKLKMRENELEMLLTEYSSIMKKQFEVFDDFIKDVGTKRMIDPLTRVYSKEHMLKLISYYHQKAFEENFGYAIITVTISNFDKMAQIEKEQNLLGVGKLLKELVRVPLDSVGRSSENQFIVLLTEVNKENSMKVKERIENALILHNIPATVKISNYPDDSTNIEELMKIVE; the protein is encoded by the coding sequence ATGGAATACGAAAAGCTTTCAAAAGAAGAGTTAATCCAAAGAGTAAGAGAGTTAGAAGATGAAATATCAAAATTAAAGATGCGTGAAAACGAGTTGGAAATGCTTCTCACCGAATATTCTTCTATTATGAAAAAACAGTTTGAAGTCTTTGATGATTTTATAAAAGACGTAGGGACAAAGAGAATGATAGACCCACTGACAAGAGTATACTCAAAAGAACATATGTTAAAGCTCATTTCGTACTATCATCAAAAAGCGTTTGAAGAAAATTTTGGCTACGCCATTATAACAGTAACCATTAGTAATTTCGACAAAATGGCACAGATAGAAAAAGAACAAAACTTATTGGGTGTTGGAAAATTATTAAAAGAACTTGTAAGAGTCCCTCTTGACAGCGTTGGAAGAAGCTCTGAAAATCAATTCATTGTACTCTTAACAGAAGTAAATAAGGAAAATAGTATGAAAGTTAAAGAAAGAATTGAAAATGCGCTCATACTACATAATATACCAGCGACAGTAAAAATTTCAAATTATCCAGATGATTCAACAAACATAGAAGAGCTAATGAAAATTGTAGAATAA
- a CDS encoding rod shape-determining protein, producing the protein MFGRSDLGIDLGTANTLVYVRGKGIVINEPSVISINVDTGEIVKVGAEAKKMIGKTPSFIQAIRPLKDGVIADYDVALAMLSYFIGKAQESFSFFKPRVVIGVPYGVTEVESRALLTAGKEAGAKKVFLIEEPMATAIGAGLPVEEPQGNMVIDIGGGTTEAAVISLGSIVNATSSRIAGDEFDEAIIQYVREVYRVTIGVRTAERVKIEIGNVYPLKEFDELQTEIVGIELSSGLPKKLTLTGGEIREAIRPTAMQIVETAKATLEKTPPELVADITERGIVVAGGGSLLKGICELLEKETGIKVVRAEDPMSCVAKGAGMVLDKMDILVRLKSVE; encoded by the coding sequence ATGTTTGGCAGATCTGATCTTGGAATAGATCTGGGAACCGCAAATACTTTAGTTTATGTGAGGGGTAAAGGAATAGTTATAAACGAGCCTTCCGTTATATCAATTAATGTTGACACAGGAGAGATAGTAAAAGTCGGTGCGGAAGCAAAGAAAATGATAGGTAAGACTCCATCTTTTATCCAAGCTATCAGGCCTCTCAAAGATGGCGTCATCGCAGATTACGATGTTGCATTAGCGATGTTGAGCTACTTCATAGGAAAGGCTCAAGAAAGTTTCTCGTTTTTCAAACCACGTGTAGTTATCGGTGTGCCTTATGGTGTAACGGAAGTTGAAAGTAGAGCTCTTTTAACAGCAGGGAAAGAAGCTGGTGCAAAAAAGGTTTTCTTAATAGAAGAACCCATGGCAACTGCTATAGGAGCAGGGCTTCCAGTTGAAGAACCGCAAGGAAATATGGTTATAGATATCGGTGGGGGGACAACGGAAGCAGCAGTTATATCTCTTGGTTCAATAGTTAATGCAACTTCCTCAAGAATTGCAGGAGACGAATTCGACGAAGCTATAATACAATATGTCAGAGAAGTTTACAGAGTTACAATCGGTGTAAGAACAGCTGAACGTGTAAAAATAGAAATTGGAAACGTTTACCCTCTGAAAGAATTTGATGAATTACAAACTGAAATAGTTGGTATAGAATTATCAAGTGGATTACCCAAAAAATTAACATTAACTGGGGGAGAAATACGTGAAGCAATAAGACCTACAGCAATGCAAATTGTCGAAACTGCAAAAGCTACTCTAGAGAAAACTCCTCCGGAACTCGTTGCTGATATAACAGAACGGGGAATTGTTGTAGCTGGTGGCGGTTCATTACTCAAGGGCATCTGCGAACTACTTGAAAAAGAAACAGGTATAAAAGTAGTACGCGCAGAAGATCCAATGAGCTGTGTTGCAAAAGGTGCAGGAATGGTATTGGATAAAATGGATATACTTGTGAGGTTGAAGAGCGTAGAATGA
- the alaS gene encoding alanine--tRNA ligase translates to MKFMTSDEIREAYLSFFEKKGHKRLPSASLIPDDPQLMFTVAGMVPFKPIFWGKVDPVYPRVTTCQKCVRTNDIENVGRTPRHHTFFEMLGNFSFGDYFKQEAIEWAWEFVTKVLEMPEEKLWVSVYEYDDEAYEIWRKLGVPERKIVRMSKEDNFWGPAGPTGPCGPCSEIFYDTGVEVPVPEGQDPTPANTDGRYIEIWNLVFTEFYQDEEGNLHPLPRKNIDTGAGLERISAMMQGVYWNFDTDLFKPIIESIENVLKVSYKSDKVKDVSIRVIADHVRSVTFMIADGVLPSNEGRGYVLRRVLRRALRHGVLLGAKEPFLYKIVDSVVQKMGKIYPEIVEKQSFVENIVKSEELKFINNLSRGLEIVQKIVTTSGKISAEDAFKLYDTYGFPIDILRDIATENGYELDEKGFEKYLEEQRERSRKAQGEVEFAQKTGYENLGIETVFVGYDTLVSESSVLKIRVNGEFVEKAEGNDLECELILDITPFYAEKGGQVADTGVIKSQDGLFTVEYVYSPVEGIIVHRGKLNGKISVNEKVQSQVDEIKRKSTMRNHTATHILHSALRKVLGSHVRQAGSLVEPTRLRFDFTHYQALTKDEITKIENIVNEVILKAIPVVTEIKSYDEAVKEGAMALFEEKYGDFVRVVKVSDFSEELCGGTHVKNTGEIGLFKIVSESAVSAGVRRIEAITGLNSLEYLRTDEELFEKLKLLLEAPKSEIVEKIQKILEEKKNLEKEIQEIKRKLINPEEIAKKVKEYNNIKYVVSVLEDVEPDILKDLIDNISDRIKGIVLLISKMSDKIIVTVKVPKELTQDYNAGNIAKLVSKVLGGGGGGSPTFAQAGGKLIEKIDEATELFEKIIRKEVQ, encoded by the coding sequence ATGAAATTCATGACAAGTGATGAAATTAGGGAAGCATATCTTAGCTTTTTTGAGAAAAAAGGGCACAAAAGATTACCAAGCGCATCTTTGATTCCAGACGATCCACAATTGATGTTTACAGTAGCAGGCATGGTACCATTTAAACCAATTTTTTGGGGCAAAGTTGATCCAGTATATCCAAGAGTTACAACTTGCCAAAAATGTGTAAGAACAAATGATATAGAAAATGTTGGTAGAACACCAAGGCATCATACTTTCTTCGAAATGCTCGGTAATTTCTCTTTTGGAGATTACTTTAAACAAGAAGCTATTGAATGGGCTTGGGAATTCGTGACCAAAGTACTAGAGATGCCAGAAGAAAAATTATGGGTTTCCGTTTACGAATACGATGACGAAGCTTACGAAATTTGGCGCAAGCTAGGTGTACCTGAACGAAAAATAGTAAGAATGAGCAAAGAAGATAACTTTTGGGGACCTGCAGGTCCAACAGGTCCATGTGGTCCATGCTCTGAAATATTCTACGACACGGGCGTTGAAGTCCCGGTACCAGAAGGTCAGGACCCAACACCAGCAAATACAGATGGAAGATACATAGAAATTTGGAATCTTGTCTTCACTGAATTTTACCAAGATGAAGAAGGAAATCTTCATCCACTCCCAAGAAAAAATATAGATACTGGCGCTGGTCTTGAAAGAATCTCCGCAATGATGCAAGGAGTTTATTGGAACTTTGATACAGATTTGTTCAAACCCATAATAGAAAGCATTGAAAATGTACTTAAAGTATCTTATAAATCCGACAAAGTAAAAGACGTTTCTATAAGGGTTATCGCCGACCATGTAAGGTCTGTCACGTTTATGATTGCCGATGGCGTCTTACCTTCAAATGAAGGGAGAGGTTATGTATTAAGAAGGGTACTTAGAAGAGCTCTTAGGCACGGAGTATTATTAGGAGCAAAAGAACCATTCTTATACAAAATCGTCGATAGTGTTGTTCAAAAAATGGGGAAAATTTACCCAGAAATCGTTGAAAAGCAAAGCTTTGTGGAAAATATAGTAAAAAGCGAAGAGTTGAAGTTTATCAATAATCTTTCCAGAGGACTTGAAATAGTGCAAAAAATAGTTACCACTTCTGGAAAAATAAGTGCAGAAGACGCTTTTAAATTGTACGATACATATGGTTTTCCAATTGATATACTCAGAGACATTGCTACAGAAAATGGATACGAACTTGATGAAAAAGGATTTGAAAAATACTTAGAAGAGCAAAGAGAAAGGTCAAGAAAAGCTCAAGGTGAAGTAGAATTTGCCCAAAAAACAGGGTATGAAAATTTAGGGATAGAAACCGTATTTGTTGGTTACGATACACTAGTATCAGAATCTTCTGTATTGAAAATAAGGGTAAATGGAGAATTTGTTGAAAAAGCCGAGGGCAACGATTTAGAATGCGAATTAATACTTGATATAACCCCATTTTATGCTGAGAAAGGTGGCCAAGTAGCAGATACTGGAGTAATAAAATCCCAGGATGGACTTTTCACGGTAGAATATGTTTATTCACCAGTTGAAGGTATAATCGTACATAGAGGTAAGCTAAATGGAAAAATATCAGTAAATGAAAAAGTACAATCTCAAGTTGATGAAATAAAGAGAAAATCAACGATGAGAAATCATACTGCAACCCACATTTTGCACTCAGCCTTAAGAAAAGTTCTTGGCTCACATGTAAGGCAAGCTGGGTCTTTGGTTGAACCAACAAGACTAAGATTCGACTTTACACATTATCAAGCATTAACAAAAGATGAAATTACAAAAATAGAAAACATAGTGAACGAAGTAATTCTAAAAGCTATACCTGTAGTCACAGAAATTAAAAGCTACGATGAGGCTGTCAAAGAAGGCGCAATGGCATTATTCGAAGAAAAATATGGTGATTTTGTAAGAGTCGTAAAAGTTTCCGATTTTAGTGAAGAATTATGTGGTGGTACACATGTAAAAAATACCGGTGAAATAGGGCTATTTAAGATAGTATCAGAATCTGCTGTTAGTGCTGGGGTTAGAAGAATTGAAGCTATAACAGGTTTAAATTCTCTTGAATATTTGAGAACAGATGAGGAACTTTTCGAAAAATTAAAACTTTTGCTCGAAGCTCCAAAAAGTGAAATTGTCGAAAAAATACAAAAAATTTTGGAAGAGAAAAAGAACTTAGAAAAAGAAATACAGGAGATAAAGAGAAAACTCATAAATCCTGAAGAGATCGCTAAAAAAGTTAAAGAATACAACAATATAAAATATGTAGTCTCTGTCCTTGAAGATGTCGAACCTGATATCTTAAAAGATCTTATAGATAACATATCAGATAGAATAAAAGGTATTGTATTACTTATATCTAAAATGAGTGATAAAATAATTGTGACCGTAAAAGTTCCAAAAGAACTTACTCAAGATTATAACGCCGGAAACATAGCGAAATTGGTTTCAAAAGTACTTGGTGGTGGTGGCGGAGGTAGTCCAACATTTGCTCAAGCTGGTGGAAAGTTAATTGAGAAAATAGACGAAGCCACTGAATTATTCGAAAAAATAATCAGAAAGGAAGTGCAGTAA
- a CDS encoding phosphatidate cytidylyltransferase: MPETIEKNTNSQKNLKKETIQRFISAIIVAPFVVLCFISYSSLVGLVATIVMITSSELFFTTIKRHSTWLSFTYTAIVTVYPILYGVAFRNHPMELLAVIYMTGIIVALYKIKNREIITEVYFAYSTALIYISFLLSFFIPLYDIYGPAIALLTLTLSWSYDSFAYAFGMLFGKHKFGSHYSPNKSWEGFFGGIGGTFVYIIIYQIIANTFFHSEMKLTFFLELLIAFLTGLMDSFGDIFESSIKRHYNVKHMGNLMPGHGGMLDRIDGLLFITPVVYIILKLFY, from the coding sequence ATGCCAGAAACAATTGAAAAAAACACCAATTCTCAGAAAAATCTAAAAAAGGAAACGATTCAAAGATTCATAAGCGCTATTATAGTTGCTCCATTCGTTGTATTGTGCTTTATATCTTACAGCAGTTTAGTAGGATTAGTCGCAACGATAGTTATGATAACATCGAGTGAGTTGTTTTTCACAACTATAAAACGCCATAGTACTTGGCTTTCGTTTACATACACAGCCATCGTAACGGTTTATCCGATATTGTACGGTGTTGCTTTTAGAAATCATCCCATGGAACTTCTTGCCGTAATTTATATGACTGGAATAATTGTAGCACTTTATAAAATCAAAAATCGGGAAATTATAACGGAAGTTTATTTCGCATATTCAACTGCTTTAATATACATATCATTTTTGCTTTCTTTCTTTATACCACTCTACGATATCTATGGACCAGCAATTGCTTTGCTAACTTTAACGCTCTCTTGGTCTTACGATAGTTTTGCCTATGCATTCGGTATGTTATTTGGGAAGCACAAATTCGGAAGCCATTACAGTCCAAACAAGAGTTGGGAAGGTTTCTTTGGTGGTATTGGTGGAACATTTGTTTATATAATTATCTATCAGATAATTGCGAACACATTCTTCCACTCAGAAATGAAATTAACATTTTTTTTGGAACTTTTAATCGCTTTTCTTACAGGATTAATGGACTCTTTTGGTGATATATTCGAATCATCTATTAAGAGACATTACAATGTCAAACATATGGGAAATTTAATGCCGGGTCATGGTGGAATGTTGGATAGAATCGATGGTTTGCTCTTTATCACTCCAGTTGTCTATATTATTTTAAAACTTTTCTATTAA
- a CDS encoding isoprenyl transferase, with the protein MNNSTNNVPIHIAFIMDGNGRWAKKQGKPRTYGHYVGAYKIEDVVKWCANRGVKYTTFYAFSTENWKRPMEEVNFIFGLLENKIHEFYERMNKEGVRLRFIGRIDKLPSSLKDKCLEYEEKTKNNSRIQVIMAFNYGGRNEIIDGIKRLMEDTKKGNITPDKLDENSFRNYLYAPDVPDPDLVIRTSGEMRISNFLIWQIAYSELYFSKLLWPEFTEEELQKAIDEYSNRDRRFGGIK; encoded by the coding sequence ATGAACAATTCAACTAATAATGTACCAATACACATCGCATTTATAATGGATGGAAATGGCCGATGGGCAAAAAAACAAGGTAAACCACGAACTTACGGTCATTACGTTGGAGCATACAAAATAGAAGATGTTGTCAAATGGTGTGCAAATCGTGGTGTAAAATACACCACGTTTTATGCTTTTTCAACTGAAAACTGGAAAAGACCTATGGAAGAGGTAAATTTCATATTCGGTCTTTTGGAAAATAAAATTCATGAATTTTATGAACGCATGAATAAAGAAGGCGTTAGGCTTAGATTCATAGGGAGAATAGATAAACTCCCAAGTTCTTTAAAAGACAAATGTTTAGAGTACGAAGAAAAAACAAAAAATAACTCGCGTATACAAGTAATAATGGCATTTAATTATGGTGGTCGAAATGAAATCATCGATGGCATAAAAAGATTAATGGAAGACACTAAAAAAGGTAATATTACACCAGATAAATTAGATGAAAACAGCTTTAGAAATTATTTATATGCACCGGATGTACCTGATCCAGACCTTGTGATACGTACTTCTGGTGAGATGAGAATAAGTAACTTTTTAATTTGGCAAATAGCTTACAGCGAACTTTACTTTTCAAAACTTCTTTGGCCTGAATTTACCGAAGAAGAACTCCAAAAAGCCATCGATGAATACTCAAATAGAGATAGAAGGTTTGGGGGAATAAAGTAA
- the frr gene encoding ribosome recycling factor: MVNSFIKTTEEKMKKSVEKIAEELKHLRTGRATPAVLEEIKIDYYGVPTPVLQVAQVTTEERQLVIKPWERNLLNVIEKAILASDLGLTPVNDGTVVRINFPTPTTEQRQKWVKKAKEIVEEGKVAVRNIRRDILKDIKDKKKAGEISEDDEKRLEKEIQNLTDKYVAELDKLFEKKEKEIMEF, encoded by the coding sequence ATGGTAAATTCCTTTATAAAGACAACAGAAGAAAAGATGAAAAAATCCGTTGAAAAAATTGCTGAAGAACTTAAACATTTGAGAACAGGTAGGGCAACCCCTGCTGTACTTGAAGAAATTAAAATTGATTACTATGGAGTGCCAACACCCGTTCTCCAAGTCGCTCAAGTAACTACAGAAGAAAGACAACTCGTTATAAAACCTTGGGAAAGAAATTTACTGAATGTTATTGAAAAAGCCATATTAGCAAGTGACCTCGGATTGACGCCTGTTAATGATGGTACCGTCGTAAGAATAAACTTTCCAACACCGACAACTGAGCAAAGACAAAAGTGGGTTAAAAAAGCCAAAGAAATAGTTGAAGAAGGTAAAGTTGCAGTGAGAAATATAAGAAGAGATATTTTAAAAGATATAAAAGATAAGAAAAAAGCAGGAGAAATTTCAGAAGACGATGAAAAGAGACTTGAGAAGGAAATTCAAAACTTGACAGATAAATATGTTGCAGAACTTGATAAACTCTTCGAGAAAAAAGAAAAGGAGATAATGGAATTTTGA